DNA from Nomascus leucogenys isolate Asia chromosome 24, Asia_NLE_v1, whole genome shotgun sequence:
CAGGTGAGCTAGTGTTGGCTTCCACCCCAGCAAACTGTGTCACTTAAGCCCCTTCTTCAGTGGTCCCCAGTTGAATATGTGAATTCTTGTGGGAGGTGATAGAACTGGGGCTTTCTAGGAGGGCAGCCTGTAGGCCTGGGAGGGTGCAGGAGGGGTCCCAGAGTGGGCAGGCCCTGGCTGAGCCACATCCCTATGTCCCATCATGAGCTGCTGTGGGTGAGAGACTTGGTTCTGCTCCTCCCACTGCAGGCGCTCTCGGTGCTGGTTATCCCAGATCCCGCCCGGAAGGGATGTGGGCCCTGCTCTTGGGAAGCTCCTGGTGTGATGGGGGACACGCACTCTAacccccaccccaaaacttaACTGGGGGCccggtgtagtggctcacgcctgtaatcccagcactttgggaggccgaggagagtggatcacccgaggtcaggagttcgagaccaacctggccaacatggtgaaaccctgtgtctactaaaaaatacaaaacttagccaggtgtggtggcgcatgcttgtaattccagctactcaggagcctaaggcacaaggatcgcttgaactcaggaggcggaggttgcagtgaactgagatcatgccattgcattccagcctgggcgacaagggcaaaaccctgtctcaaaacaacaacaacaaaaaacacttaacTGGGGAAGATAGGATCTTTGAGGTGACCTGGAGGGGAGGGCTTGGAAGCAGTAGGATGGGACAAGAGGGGAGAGCTCCCAAGAGGGGCTCGAGGCAGCAGCTATCAATGGCTGTGGGCAGAGTGAGGTCAGTGGGGAGGCAGCTGACTGGACTCTTGACGGTTTCTCAGGACGTGAGGCTCTCTACACTGCAGGCGCTGGAGCCTGTGGCCTGGGTACAGTAGGCCAGGCCCAGGGGCTGCAGGAACAAGGCCGGGGCTCCCTGCAGGATGCCTGCCAGACACTGGCCCTCTGCCGGGCGCCGGACACTGGCCCTCTGCCGGGCGCTGCTGCTGTGGAAGACGCGGCTTTTCCAGCGCCAGTGGGCCAAGTAGGTGTCCTCGAGCTTGTGACCTGGGGTTGGGTCTGGGGGCTGTGGGGTGGGCACGTGAGCAGTGCTCAGCACCAGGAAGAATGTGGAAGGAATATCCCACAGGGCAGTAACTGCATCCCACTCCTCCCCATGGTcctgcacagggcctggcacactgCGGTGCCCAGCCGATGTCAGGCCCTGGAAGGTGGCCTAGGGACACTGGAACAGTGATTGAGCAGAGGGCCACTGGGGACCAGGGAGCTGCCAGAGACGCAGACATGGAGCTCTACAGGGGTGGCCGGAACCCTAGTGAATGCCCGTCTCCCTGCCAAGTGTAAGTCCCTGGTGGCAGGAACCATGTCTGTCTGGCTGTCACCGCTGGCTCCCAGCTCTCTGCAGGTGCCTGGCACGTTGCAGGCACAGAATAAATAATGTAAAGGCACAAGGGCAGGAGCCAGGGATCAAGCTCTTATCTCCTCTCCTGTTGGCCTCATTACACAactagagaaactgaggctcagagggctgGAGCAGCTTGCTGTAAATCCCAGTGGGAGTCAGGAGCAAAAAGGTCCTGTGGTGAGACCTTGGTGCTGCCCCCACACAAGATGATCACTGCTGGAATTCAGAGCCCAGACGAAGGCTGTAGGTGAGGGGAGGGTGTCGATCAGGAGAAGCCAGCTTCCCCTAGGGGATGTCAGGAGGAATGGAAGCCAGCAGTTGCAGGGTTAAGAATTCTgtccttggctgggcgcggtggctcacacctgtaatcccagcactttaagaggccgaggccagtggatcgcctgaggtcaggagttcaagaacagcctagtgaacatggcgaaaccagtctttttttttttttgagatggtctcactctgttgcccaggcatgcagtggtgcaatcttggctcactgcaacctctgccccctgggttcaagcaattctcctgcctcagctcccctagtagctgggattacaggcacctgccaccatgcctggctaatttttgtatttttagtagagatggggtatcaccatgttggccaggctggtctcaaactcctgacctcaagtgatcaactcgcctcggccctccaaagtgctgggattaaaagcgcgagcaaccgcacccggccccaaccAGTCTTTTTATAACCTGATATCAGAAGTGATATCCCATTGCTTCTGCTAAATTATGTCTGTTAGAAGCAAATTAACAAACCCAGCCCATATTCAAGGCGGGGCATTGCCCAGGACACGAACACAGGATGCTATCTTGGAGGCTGCCCACTATACCAACACATCGCATTAATGGGCTGGCAGGCAGGGCTGTGGTGGTTCTGGAAAGTCATGTCCTGTCCGCTGGAGACAGCTACTTATGCAGCCCAATCATTCCCCGGCAGGAACACTGAGCCAGTGTTTCCAGAACTTCtagtttttacagaaaaattgaaaattagattttcgggccgggtgcggtggctcacgcctgtaatcccagcactttgggaggcggaggctgacggatcacgaggtcaggagaacgagaccatcctggctaacatggtgaaagcccgtctctcctaaaatacacaaaattagctgggcgtggtagtgtgcgcctgtagccccagctacttgggaggctgaggcaggagaatggcgtgaactcgggaggcagaggttgcagtgagccgagatcaggccactgcactccaactccagcctgggcaacggagtgagactctgtctcaaaaaaaaaaaaaaaaaaaaaaaaaaagaaaattagatttttaCCTGAATTCTCCAGATTCCAAAACATTGTAGcgaaattaacaaacaaaaacaaacccaacaaCTCTAAGAGCTGGGCTGGTCTGGTCACCAGCAGGACACCCGTAatagaggcatttttttttttttttttgagacagagtctcgctctgtcgcccaggctggatgcagtggtgcaatctcggctcactgcaagctccgcatcccgggttcacgccattctcctgcctcagcctccgagtagctgggactacaggcgcccgccactgcgcccggctaatttttgataGAGGCTTtcaccccaccccccccccccccccccccccccccccctacAACCCAGACAGTCAGGGCGGCCTCCTCTGTTCCCGCCTGGTAGGGGGCGAAGGGCTGGCTGAGCAGAGGCCCATGGGGAGAGGCTGGGGTGAGCACCCAGTGGCTCTTCAGCATCTCTCTGGCCCCAGGGCAGCAGTTCCTGCATGAAAAGTGCCAGACATGGGTGCAGGTCCACCTCCAGGGCCTGCAGAAGGCGGTGTTCCGGAGCTGGCAGCAGGCAGCAGCTCGTCAGAGATGCACAGTGACCCGGCCAGAGCAGCTACTATTGCAGAGGTGGGtgggcctgggggtgggagggtgttGGTCCTCCCCACCCAAGGAATAGCAAGGAGAGCACCCAGGGAGTGGGAAGCTCAGACGGTGGCCCAGATAGGAGGCCTATGGCCTGGGAAAAAAGGGGCATGAAGGGAGATCCTAGCCTGGAAACAGAGGGCCATGACCACTGACACCTTATTATCTATTTTGGGAGTGGTGGCAAACCCCAACCCTAACCTGTGGCCCCAACAAGCCCCGGGAGTCCAGCTCCTGTCCAGGTCAGTTCTTTGGTTTTAGAGGATATGATTAAGATGGGAGAAATCAGCTGGGAACAGTGGAtcatacctataattccagcactttgggaggccgagacaagtggatcacttgaggtcaggagttcgagaccagcctggccaacatggtgaaaccccatctctactaaaaatatgaaaaattagacaggcgcggtggcaggtgcctgtagtcccagctacttgggctcaggcgggagaatcacttgaatccaggaggcggaggttgcagtgagccaagattgtgccactgcactctagcctgggcgacagagtgagactccgtctcaaaaaaaaaggagaaggagaaatccACTCCTCGGAAATCTACCATAACGCCCATTGTGAGGAGTTATAGCAAGGAGAATTCTGCTGTACACTGTCGCTAAGAGAAGAGAGTGAAGTCTTCGTTTAAGTAAAGATGTTCTAGTGGAACATATATACAGTTCATGAATGCATATTGTAAAACCGAGCAGAGGGACACAGAATGGCTCCTCCCACAGTTCAGTACAAATTTGCGAATGTTCAGTGTCCCCATAGGGGCAGTGAACTGTTGGCTAGAGAATGGCTGACGTCTGTGCTTTTGCATCTGAGGGtgtagatggcttttttttttttttttttttgagacagagttttgctcttgttgcccaggctggagtgcaatggtgtgatctcggctcaccacaacctctgcctcccaggttcaagcgattctcctgcctcagcctcctgagtagctgggattacaggcatttggcaccacgcctggctaattttgtatttttagtagagacggggtttctccgtgttggtcaggctggtctcaaactcccgacctcaggtgatccacccgtctctgcctccaaaagtgctgggattacagatgtgagccactgtgcccagccatagaTGGTTTTTTTCTTGGCTTCTCAGTGAGTGAGAGATGGTGTTCCTCTCCCTCACCAACCACCTAGGCATGTGATGGGAGGCAGGGCATGGCTGATGTGGGACTTGAACCCATACTGCTGGTTCCCATCCCCTCGAAGGGCAGCCCCTGCCCTCTGAAGCTGAGGTTCCAAGATGGAAAGCCAGTGCTTTCACCTGTTACTGGTCATTTACTGTTTTGTGGGAGATTTGCAGGTGTAACTTTGAATAAATGTGACTTTTGACTCTCAGAATGAGACAAGGCCTCCCAtgcatctatttttgttttgttttgttttgttttgtttttttgagatggagtttcgctcttgtcacccaggctggagtgcagttgcgcgatctcggcttactgcaacctctacctcctgggttcaggcaattcttctgcctcagcctcccaggtagctgggattgcaggtgcccaccaccacgcctggctcatttttgtatttttagtagagacagggtttcaccatgttggtcaggctggtctcaaactggcttcaggtgatccactcaccttggcctcccaaagtgctgggattacaagcatgagccaccacacctggcccaatgcATCTGTTTTGCAGTTACTTCCAGGCCTGGTGTGAAGTTGTAAGAGACACGGGGGTGCCCCGGGCCCAGCATCAAGCCTTTCAGGATGGCCTGAAGAGAAGGGCACTGGGGGCCGTGTTTGCCACATGGCGGGAAGCCCAGGAAGCGGCAGCTGGGGCACAGGAGCAGCGTGTGGCCCAGGCCTCCCTTGCCTGCTGGAGAAGCTGCGGGCAGCAAGGCCAGGAAGATGGACAGCAGAAGAAGGCCCGGGCCCCGCAGGCCTTCCCAGCATGGCCAGTGGCCCCGGGCATGCACCGTGGGGCCCAGCAGCAGGCAGGAGCGAGCGCTGGGGCCCAGGCAGCCCAGTGCTGGACTcggtgctgggctctgtgggtgCGTGAGTCCTGTCAGGGCCAGGTCAGCCGAGCCCATGCTTCCTGGAAGCCGCGAGCCTGGTGAGTGCCGTGGTCTAAGCGCAGCCCCACTCTGTGCTTCCAGCTCAGGCCTCAAGCCTGTTTTTGGCAGGGGTAGAGCATAATGCGTGGCTGGGTGGCAGGGCAAAGGCTCAAGAGGGTGGTTGGGGGTGACAGGGAGAGGCCGCCCTGGCCATCTAGTCCTGGGCCACATCCTGGCACCACCACTTGCTGTGTGTCCCCTCCTTGGGGAAGTCTCTAATGGTCCTGCCTTGCAGTCACCAGCACAGCTAGCCACTCAGCAAGCGCCATAAACGCGCTCTTGCCAGGGAAGGGGAGGCAAAGTGGCACTGGCAGGACTGTCCCCTCTCTGTCCCTAAACCGGATGCTTGTTCCCGTCTGTGATTTTCTCCTTCCAGGCCGCTCTCCATCTGTTTACCCAGATTCTCCCTCCAGAAGAGGGAGTCTGGGAGGTGGGTGGGCCCCAGCATGGGGCTTGGCCTGGAGGGCCCCCTCCCGCAGGGCACTGGGAGGGCTCCCTGCAGAGAGTCCTGGCCCTGATGGCCCTGGCTGCAGACTCCTCCCTCTCCCGCAGGGTCCTAGAGGCCTCGGCGCAGTCGGCGGCTTGCGGCAGTGTCCAGCGAGCCATCGTCACCCAGCTCCGGCAGGCTGAGCTCAGGCGCTTATTGCGGACGGCGCAGCTCAGGGTGCGGCTGGGACTGCGGGCCGAGGCCCCAGGGGCCAGCAAGGTACGCCCCAAGCCCCAGGCTGACCTCACGCTCTGGCCCCGGATGGCCAGCAGGGGGAGCCTGCTGCTGGACGCCCCAGCCCCTTGGAAGCAGGTGAAGGGAGCCTAGGCAGGGCGGGAGGTCCAAAAATGACCCTCGGACCCACCGGCCTTAGAATCAGCTTGATTCAGCCCGTGGTGGCAGCATGGCTGGATGCCTCCCCAGGGGCCCAGCAGCCTTGTACACACCACCTCTCCCCAGTTCTCAGTCAGCCTCTGACAAGCAACTCTGAATCCATCAGCAAAGATGAACCCGGCACCTCTCGAGTGCCAGCCCACTGCAGGTCCGGCCGCAAAGACCAGCGTGCTGGGTCACAGCCTGTTAGGGAGACACTGAAATGCATGCTTTCTCACAGTGCATTATTCGAGGATCAGGATAGGTACACGAGGACAGTAGCATTTTTTTgtcaagtttttttatttttgagacagagtctggttcaattgcccaggctgaagcagaggcgtgatctcagctcactgcaacctccgcctcctggattcaagcgatcctcccgcctcagcttcctgagtagctgggactacaggtgcacgccaccacacctggctaatttttgtatttttagtagagacggggtttcaccatattgcccaagctggtctcgaactcctgaactcaagtgatcctcccacctcaacttcccaaagtgctgggattacaggtgtgagccactgcgccaggccaagttttttttttttttttttttttttttttttcttattggaaaAGTGAAATATGCTCATTacagaaaagtcagaaaatataaagtagaaaaataccaaaatttctTTCATAATTCTCTCTACCCAGAGGCATCGGTCAGTCCCTCTCCAGACCAGAAGCAGTTAGTTCTGACACCAATAAATGGTGATAAGAGGTTGATGGCCTAGCAAGAGGGAAGAGGCCACAACCAAACACAAAAAATGACACTGCACAGCAGTCTGGGGACATATCCTTGAAGGACACAGCCCCAAAGATACTGGCAGGTGAGGTAGTGTCCCTAAGATCAACAGGCATCATCATGAATCCTATTTCAGAATGCCACaaagaatacattttagaaaagattCTCAGAGAAAAAgctaaggtgatttttttttcagtcgttttttgttttcagacagtgtctcactctgttgcccaggccagagtgcagtggtacaatcacagctcactgcagcctcaacctccagggctcaaacgatcctcccacctcagctgcctgagtagctgagactacaggcgtgtgccaccacacccggctaattttatttatttttgtagaaatggggtctcactgtgttgccagggcttgtctcgaactcctgggctcaagcgatctacctgtcttggcctccccaagcACTGGGCAGGCCCATTACaccatgagccatcacacctgctggtttttgttttttaaatggaattgaaaggaactAGCCTTGGCTAGTTGCAGAATTCACACATATGGGGCTATGGCAACAGCAGATTCTGGAATCTCAGGGTCTTTTCTTTCTAGACAAGTTACAGGGCAATTGCTTTTCACAgcacttttgtatttctattccATTCTTGTCAGTAAAGACAAGGATCCCATAtgctgatgaagaaactgaggcctctaGAAACTAAACGCTGGGAATGGCACCTAGGGTGCTTAATTCCAGGGCCCCCTTTTTTCTGCCACAGGCACACATGCCTCAGCAGCCCCTTTGGAGAGCCCCCTCTCTGTAGAGTACTAGCCGGGGActtggactctggagtcagaccacTTCCGAAGCCTCAGACAAGTAACTCAGCTTTGAAATGTTTTAAGCAGGGAGAGAAATACCCTACTCCCAGGGCTGTGCTCCAGACACTGAGGGCTATTATGGCCCCACCCCACTGTTGGAATGTCTTCAGCCACATGGGGGAAGGGGTGGAAGAAAAGGCCGGGATGTGTCCTGCCAGCCAGAGCAGCAAAGAAATCCCAGCGGGGCCCCAGGAGGTCCAAGCCCATGGGGTTCAGGTGTTCCTCTGGCTATTCCTTCAGACCTGCAGCTGCTGGACACAGGCCACAGAGCTGGTGGCCCCCTCGCCATcactgcagtgcagcctgggTGGACAGAGGAAGAAGCCAAGGGGAACGGCCTGGGCTCAGAGTAAGGAGACCTTGCCCCAGGGCACAAACGGTGTCTGAAGTGCGGGGGTGAAGCGGTCTCCAGTCCTCAGGTGCCTGGAAATCAGCTCCTTGGGACACCGTCTTACGGGTATTGACCATTCTCCCCATCCATTCCCTCTTGGGAATGTTTCAGCTGTTCTGAGAAAACACTTTGCATTCCTGCCCCGCCCCTGTGATTTCTATTTGGGCGGCAGCCCGGAgaggctgggggcctggggaGATTGGGGCAGGACACAAGGCTGAGCTCAGCACCTTCGTCCACCCTCCTCACTGTACTCAACTCCTAGGCGGGCATTAAGAGCAGCTGCCTCCCTGGACCCACATTAACCTCTTTTGACTCAACTCCCCTTTCCAGGGTGCAGAGAACATTCCCTCTGCCCTGCCTTTCAGCTCTGGCTGCAGTGGCCTGGACAGAGTAGCTGGGTCCCAGGCCTGCCCCTGTGGACAAGGGACCAGGGACCAAGAGGGCACTCCGGCCCTGAGCCCAGAGCCCTCAAAGCCCAAAGCGAGGCCCATAAAAGGAGGCTAGGGTGAGAGGAGCTGTGTGTGCAGTTTGGTGGGTCCGAGGGATGGGGGCAAGGGCTGAGGGGCTTGCCTGAGCCATGGCTACAGCTGGGCCCTCTCTGGCCAGTGCTCGTTCCTGCAGGATCCTGGAAaagcaggcccaggcccaggcccatgGCTCTGCCCTCCTTCTGGCCCTGAAGGGTCACGATGCTCTGGCCATCAGGAGGAAGTACCTGCGGCACTGGTGCCTTGAGGCACTGCTTCACGGGCTGCAGGGTTCCCAGCGGGCCAGGTGCCTGGCAGTGGCATGGCAGCACTGGGTGGATGCCCAAGGGGCAGAGCAGCTGGCACGGACCCTGGTGAGTGGGCCCGCCCCTCTCCACACTGACCATCTCCCATTTCACCTCATACTCAACCCTAACCCCTCTCAAAAGTATGGCCCTTGGACCTACTAACTCCAAAACCTTGGGGGacaggcccaggaatctgcattgtTAATACTCCTCAGATGACACCGCCTTGCCATAGCCCTTTCACTTTGGTGCCGCAGAGGTGTGGGGGGAGAAAGGCAGAAGGGCTGGGGACTGCGGGGGAGCGTGAGCACAAGAGGCCTTCTCCGCCAACTGTCCCCAAAGCTCAGGGAGTGGCACCTGAGATCGGCCTGGCGGACATGGTGGCAGCGGATCCTGCGACTGCGAGCGGCTCAGCAGTTACAGCAGCAGGAAGATGGCTGGGTCCTTTCCCAGGTACTGCCCTCTTCCTTGCACTCCACCCAGCCAGCCTTCCAGAAGCCTGTGCCACAGCTGGGCACCGCGGAGCTGAGGTTTCCCTGCTTGCCAGCCCCAGGGCCCCTTCGTTTTCAGGGGAGGGGGTCAGTTCCATTACAGAACACACAGGCTGGATGCTGGAGCCCTTGATTTGATTTGTGGCCCCAGCTCAGGCCAGGCCCACCCGGTCCCTCAGTTTGGGAAGAAGGCGTGGCATGAGGCATGGCTGCCACTCACACTAGCCCATGGAGGGCCTGGGTCCTGAGCGCCCCCTCCCTCATTTGCTCTGCTCTGAGTACAGCTTCCCAGCTCACCATTAGATCTATTCTGAGCTTGTGCATTTCGCCTGCGCAAGACTGGCTGGCTGCTTGGGGCAGCAGGAGGGGCCCTGGGGACAAAAggagctgggcacaggggctgcTCTAGCAGGCACAGCACAGACCCCGGAGAGAGCCCACAATAgcatttcctcccctccccagttCCAGGCCTTTAAGAAGTGGCACCAACGCCTGGCAGGCAGGAGCCCAAGGAGAGGAGCTGGCCAGTAGCCTGAGACCCTGGAGCAAGCCAGGCCCCAAGGGCCCCGAGAGTGGACAGGAAGCCGCCAGAGCCCCACGGGGTTGGGGGCTTGGGGCAGCGCACGGGCCCAGCTGCAGCTGTGACTTGTTCCCATAGAATAAAAAGCAGAACTGAACTCAGCCTTCCCAGGGAAGGAACCATGCCCCACACATCCAGGGAGTGATGACAGAGGGGATAGCTTGAAGAGCTCTGAAGGACAATAAAACCCACTCCTCAGTCCTAGCTGCTTCTTTCAGTCTCTCCTAGTGGCTGCCCCTCTGCCCCAGCCAGTGAGGCTAGGAAGGGATTAAAGAGGACATCCCACAATTGCATCCATCCCCTTGGCCACCAGGCTGCTCtgggcccaccccaccccacccagcctgctGGGATCCAGGACACAAAACAGACCATCTGCACCTGCCAGTCACTGCCCCCAGGCCATGGGGCTTGCAGGTGACTCCTGGAGAGCCATGCCAGGCAGATAACCTCTGGGACAGGACGAGGGGACGAGGAGGGCAGCTGGCAGGACAAGGGCCTACCTGAAAAATACGCCAGGAAGCTGGGCTGCTGCACAGGCCCAGGCAGATCTGGGGCCCCTGTGCTGGCGAATCTCGGCCTCTGACAGGGAATGGGGCAGCATCAGGCCTCCACAGCCAGGCAAAAGGGGAAGGCCACGAGCTCCACCAAGCACAAGGGTTCAGACTGCCTTCAACCCTTAAGGGGCACTTTTTCTCTCAAGGCTCAGAACAGACAACTGTGCCAAAAAGCAGCATGGTAGGTGTCAGCCCAATGCCCATCCAGGGGGCTGGTGCCGTGGACGGCTAAGCGGGCAGGCAGGGCAGTGGTGTGCCCCTTCAGTCACAAGTAGGTGGGGCCCAGCTGCCCACCTCTAGGAAATGGAAGGGTACAGCACTTTGCCACGTCTCTTCTATGATGCCACCAGTGCCTGGTGCCCATGCGTGTTTTGCCTGTACTGCATGGGCTCCAAGTGTAAGTTCACTGGGAGTCCCAGGCTGGCTCTGGAGGCTGCCTTGGTTCGAGGGCTTAGTTGGCAACAACCACTCTCCTTGCCTTCTCAGGAGGTGCCACCCACTGTGGTCCTCTGCAGGACGGAAGTGCTCCCCACCAAAAGAGCACAGACTCCTGGCTAGAGCAGAGAGTACTAGGTTCCCATGTGGGGCCGACTCAGGTCCAGCCAGAGCCTGGAAGCCTCACTCCAGTCTAGCTGCCATCGTCAGGTGGGGGAGTGGAGGCCAGGGGTGGGGGAGACACGAAAGAGAGTGGGGTTCCCGAGAGAAGTAGCACTGTGGAGGAGGAAGGTGGGACAGGAGTGGCTCCAGCACAGGGCGTCAGGACGCAGGGTCATGGAGCCTCCGTCTCTCTCTCATTCTGGGTGGGCCTGTTGAGAAGCTCAAGTGTGTCTTCCACCACCTGCCAGAGGCAGTTGTCCAGTGGGAAGTCATTGTCCACCAGGTTGACCAGGAAGTAGTTGTCGTGGATGTACTGGATGATGGTGCGGGATGGGGACTCCTCCTCATACAGCTTTCCCCACCGCTCAATCCACAGGGCGAAGGCCTCGTcctacacacacataccacacacacacacccacacacacgcacacacacagaggcaagaTTAACAGGGCTCTCCAAGGGCTCTGCTCAACAGGACACTTCCCGGAATAGAACAAGGCCCACTGCCAGTATCACTTCCCACCCCTGCCCAGAAATAAACACCCTGCGTCAGCAGTGACACGGTGAGTCAGAGCGGGGTGAGTCAGAGCCGGGTGTGCCCTGAAGGCTGGGTCCAGTGTGGCCATCAGCACATGCTTGGGACTTGGTCCCAATCCCTCCCCACGGTTTTCCAGGTGGGCGGGGCAAGCTTGCTCCCGGCTCCTTTACCTTCCAGAACATGAAGCTGATGGGATCCACTACGGTGGGCTGGATGATCTCTCGCCCAGGGAAAATGCCCCAAGTGACAGCATTCGGCTGCAGTTCAGGGGCATTGGTGATGTTTTCACCCTGAGgggatgtggggtgggggtaaGACCTGGGCCAAGGACAACTGGAGTCCCACTGCCTGGACAGCCTTGACTCATTAGGGCTGTCTGGGCTCAATACCCTCTGCCTGCACCTCCACTCCCGGCCTCCACTCTCCCTGCGCCTCCACTCCCCTCTCCCTGTGCCTCCACTCCTGGCCTCCTCTGCCTGCATCTGTGAATGATATCTCTCCCCACACAAGCCTGAACCTAGAGGCGTCCTGGccacttcccctctcctccctgagCACCCCCTGCTCACTCTC
Protein-coding regions in this window:
- the C24H1orf167 gene encoding LOW QUALITY PROTEIN: uncharacterized protein C1orf167 homolog (The sequence of the model RefSeq protein was modified relative to this genomic sequence to represent the inferred CDS: inserted 1 base in 1 codon; deleted 2 bases in 2 codons; substituted 1 base at 1 genomic stop codon), yielding MDQCFGAWQQFVQRGSRYRDHLADCRTGTLRKCLEQWVRMKQLRESDGAKVTQLSLCRQKAGREALYTAGAGACGLGTVGQAQGLQEQGRGSLQDACRHWPSAGRRTLALCRALLLWKTRLFQRQWAKQSGRPPLFPPGQQFLHEKCQTWVQVHLQGLQKAVFRSWQQAAARQRCTVTRPEQLLLQSYFQAWCEVVRDTGVPRAQHQAFQDGLKRRALGAVFATWREAQEAAAGAQEQRVAQASLACWRSCGQQGQEDGQQKKARAPQAFPAWPVAPGMHRGAQQQAGASAGAQAAQCWTRCWALWVRESCQGQVSRAHASWKPRAWVLEASAQSAACGSVQRAIVTQLRQAELRRLLRTAQLRVRLGLRAEAPGASKTCSCWTQATELVAPSPSLQCSLGGQRKKPRGTAWAQRCREHSLCPAFQLWLQWPGQSSWVPGLPLWTRDQGPRGHSGPEPRALKAQSEAHKRRLGARSCRILEKQAQAQAHGSALLLALKGHDAXGHQEEVPAALVPXGTASRAAGFPAGQVPGSGMAALGGCPRGRAAGTDPAQGVAPEIGLADMVAADPATASGSAVTAAGRWAFKKWHQRLAGRSPRRGAASSLRPWSKPGPKGPESGQEAARAPRGWGLGAAHGPSCSCDLFP